DNA sequence from the Vicia villosa cultivar HV-30 ecotype Madison, WI linkage group LG3, Vvil1.0, whole genome shotgun sequence genome:
AAATGGAAAAAGCTACCCGAAAACTTGAAGATAGCGATATGGAATGATATCACGGTATGTTCACTTGCCCCCCCAATGATGAAGATAATAAGAAATTTAAGAAGCATTGGTTTGTATATATGGGGGAACAGATGAAGCAATTTAAGACATTGCTATCTAATGTTTATATATTTGGGGAAGGCGATAAAGATGGCAATAAACGCCATTTGAAAAGTATAAGTTCATCGACCCAGCAGATTGGGAGTCGTTTGTCCAAAATCGAAAAACAAAAGAATTCCAAGTTAGTtaaatttatagattttttttatgttatctaAATTAATTTGCTTGTTGACACTTAATTTAATGTGATTTATTTGTAATAGGAGAAAAGGCAAAAAGGAAAGGTTCATGCATCAAAGAATCTCCATCCTCATATTTTGCCTCGGGGTGGTTATGAGAAGCTTAAGGAAAAGATAATGGAAGAGAGGAGTAAAAAAATCATCGAAGAAGCCAATGGTgatgaaaatttaatgaatgaTCCTCCAAAACTAGAACGACATGAGGTGTGGTTGATGGCTCGGCAGAGGCCATCTGGAGATTTTACATCCGAGGCAACAAACTTAGTAGCTTCCATGGTTGTAAGTATTAAAAAGTTCTTTCTAAATTTCAATTTCAAGTATTAAAAAGTTCTTTctaaatttcaatttcatttataACTTAATATTCATTTTATATCATGTGTATGTATTTTGACATTTTAGGGTGATTTAGTGGAAAAGAGTACGCAAGGCGATATTCAATTTGAAGAACGGGAAGACATATTAACTATTGCACTTGGGTCAAGTGAACGTCCCGGTCGGATCCGCACTGCTCCTAGGGGTATGGGCTTTAAGAAGTACTTTGGAAAAAGTTCAAACTCCAACTTAAAAGCTGTCACACAAGATGACCTCCAAGCCTTAGTGCAAAAGCTAAATGATGATTATCAAGATAGATTACAGAAAGAGCTCCAAAAACAAAGAATAGAGCTCCAAAAACACATGAAAATTGAGATGGATGATGAGAGAGCTAAGCTCCAAAAAGAAATGAAACTCCTTCAAGAGATGCAATTAGAACTCCGCCCTAAGAGTACTAAAGAGGTACCTCGTGTTTTCTGCGTTTTATCTTAAGTGCTTCAGACTTTTAGTGAAATTTTTCTATTCAGTTTTTTGGTCCTTTGCATGTGTGTTTGTTAGTTGTGTGTGCATTAAAATCTGTGAGATCTGTGAGTATGAGTTGTTAATCTGTGAGTATGGTATTTCTTTGTGGTATATCTCATATTCTCAGTGTGTTAAATAGTATATCCATGGTTAGGTCTTTGGGATAATGTACAGTATGAGGGTGTTTCTGGGCTGTGGATAGCAACTCATATGAGATGAGATATATTCAAATTCTACTATAAGTTATAACCTCTATTTGACAACACTTACCTCTAGTTGCAAAATCTTGCATTAGCTTCTGTTGTTTGTTTTTAGGCTGCTTGATCAACAGGCAATGGCTCTGTATCTTGAATTGATTCATGATACTTTATCTTGAATTGATTCATGATGTTGAAATTTGAACGGACTATCTGAGTTCTGAGATGTATAAATGTAGCAAATAAGTGATTATCTAACTAGAAAAATCTGAGTTCTGAGATGTATTATTGTAGCAAATAAGTGATTATCTAACTAGAAAATTCACAGTTGAACCTTTTATTGGTAGCAATAGTTTCAGAAGTATTATTGAACTAGTTGGTAACACGGTGGGAACTTCTAGTATTAATTAAGTGAGTATTAGTGACATGGCAGTACAAGGTTGAGATTGTTAACTGTTTCCTGATTATATGGAGTTGATGTTGATTGAGGGGTATTTTAAGAATTGAGAAACTAGTTTGAGTAGCTTCCTATATGAGCCTAGTTCTGTGGCAGATTTGGGGTACTGTCCCTATCTGCAATTCCTTCATTAATCATCAATAATATACAATCTCTTGATcatttctgtttttttttcatGGTCTCTGCACACTGTAGAATTAGATTGTGATACAGATtctcattcattcattcaaaaacCTGATGAATGATGCAGATATAGATGGCATCTTAATTAGGACTTGTGTGGTTGATACATGAAAAAATAAATGCATGTGTATTGTCATTACCAACTATGCTCATCCAAGTTTCGGGGAACGATACTTGTCATTTGTCTTGTACCAAGACCTTAGGACAGAAGCTGAAAACATGCAGCCCGTGTCCGTCGATGGTATAGACGGTCTTGCTTCTCGTTCGGCTGCATACCTAAACTGGAAGTTCTTGAGATTCCTGGGGTGGAATATTTTTAGGAGCCAAACCAAATCCATGCTTTCTAATGAGGGTATTTATTTGCAATAGGCACATTAATCTTTTTATTCTTCATTCATAAATAATGCTTAGGTCTGATCTTTGATTGAAGTATCCATAGTTGCCACTGCTAGTCTTCCATATTACAATTTCTCTGTTTATTTTTCATGCAAATTTATATGATTCTGAGTTTGAGCCAACTAGGGGCACTAAACGCTATTGTTCATGGCAATAGTTTCAGTGTTCTTTATCATTGCTGACTtgaaaatgttaagagcaggtGTCTTAGTTAAAaatacacacacacagatttattTCATTTAGTTTAAGGAAATTTATTTGGAGTAATTAAGTAactaaatattatcttagtaacagTATAGTAACCAAGTATGTTACTATACTTGGTTAGTTGTGTGCTTAACATTGTGTGCTCTTGCTCTAAACTACTGCTTCTTATTATAAATCTCTTCTGAAACAGGAAGGTGAAGCTGAATGCAAGGCCGAAGAAGAGATAAAAAACAACACTGTTTCTGAAGATTACCTTAAAAAGATTGAAGATTTCAAGGAAGATTCCATATCACTAGACTTGGTTCATGAAACAAGTGAATTATCAGTTTATATTGATAGGCGAGACCTTGATGAATTAATTTCTGGTGTTAAATGGATCTCCACATCTATCTTGTCTCTATGGTGCTCGTAAGTATCGtattctatttttaatcatttttttctaTGTATCATTTATAAATTAACATTTGTTTCAACATTTCAGATATCTACATGGCATTTGTATCTCTAAGAATGTCAGTGAACTATTTGGATTTCTTGATCCAAATAGGACACTAATTACCACTAGAGATCCCAATGCTATTAAATCTTACATACAAGATAGGTTGGATGGCGAGTCAAAAAAATGTTACTTAGGACCATTGTTAAATAAGTAAGTACATGTTTCCTTCAaggttttgtgatttttttaatgttattttttgtaatatttgaattttaatgattCTAACACTTGTTTTGAAACTACAGCAATCACTGGTAATTGTATGTTATTTGTCCCCAAGATAATGATATCTTTTGGTTTTGTTCATTAAACACAAAACCCAAGAAACGTATTAAGAACATACTTGAGGGGTAAGAAACATATAAATCAAGAGACATTATTTATACTTCATTTTTGTATCGTTTAactttatatttataagttatttATGCTGCAATTTCTTTTATCAGAGCTGTAACAGGATATCAGTTATTAAGAGGTTTTGAGAATAAAAAGCCTAATTGGAAGATTGTCAAGGTAATTGCTTGATATTGTTGATATTATGAGAATGAATTCGTAATGATATGCttcattataattatatttcagTATTAATATGCTTTGTATCTTATATGTAGACACATCATCAAAACAATGGATGGGCGTGTGGATATTATGTAATGAAGAACATGTTTGATATTGTTGATACTTCCATTGTTGAAAGATTCGATGAGgtagtataatttaaaatattttcgtcttgCATGTATTTATTGAAAAACATgtaaattattgttttaatattGTTAATTTATTATATGTTGAACTTGTAGATATTTACAGACACGTCACCATATGAAAAAGAGACAATCGACCATATTCGGCAACTTTGGGCTCAAGtatttttgcaaatggttgaAAATCAAAAGGTTGAGGATCAAAAGGTTGAGGAGCAAAATCTACCGGATCAAATGCAAATGGTTGAAGAGGATAAGGAGATAGAAATGTtgccaaaacaaaagccaaagaagaagaagaagaaaacttatatatgaagaaagtgttatgacttagttaaaatataatttttatgtacttgaaatattatgactgcacatgattttgtatactttttggttaatattaaaaatattttgacttagttaaaatatgatttttataagtatgaatttatagtatttgcaatattatgactgaaaaataaaatataattaaatggtgtttatgaaatagggtgtaaatagatataattgctcattcataaatggcgtatttacacccgatttttactaaaatagggggtaattaagaacatatttacacccgatttttactaaaatagggggtaattaaaacacaattaagcccaattacacccgatttttattaaaaaagggtgtacttaaaacataattaagcccaattacatccgatttttattaaaatagggggtaattaaaacataattaagcccaattacacccgatttttattaaaatagggtgtgattaaaacgtaattaagcccatttacgccctatttttattaaaatagggtgtaattaaaacgtaattacgcccatttacacccgatttttattaaaacagggtgtaattaaaaacgtaattacgcccaattacacccgatttttattaaaaaagggtgtaattaaaaacgtaattacgcccaattacacccgatttttgttaaacataacgggtgtaaattcgttagacatttctcaccctgtggatatacacccgatttttattaaaaataatgggtgtaaatttaataaaaaacgggtgtaaattaacatttttctaCTAgtgtacttttatttattttttcaaaatatatgataaaaatatATGAGAAACATGAGTTTTTACCGGACATTTTAAAAATCagattaaaatacatatttttgataGAAAATACGATATAAAACTTAAATTACTCGTATAATATATTCTAATAAAAATTTGATAGTTGACTAAAAAGTTCCGATAAAACTCACAACTTTAAAAGTTtttgaaatattacaaatggatagtaaaacagatttttattatgaaagaataatataataaaaaggagccattcttgcatggacacggacttaaatccatatatttaggaacaaccaataagaagagagagaacctaaatttatttaaaatttaatttcgtttttaattgccaacatggagggtggttgtgataatggaggagagagataattttagttttattatttaattaataaaaatatgtgattggttgtgtgtaaatcaGGTGGTGTAGCTGTGTCCATCTAAGTATTTTCCAATAAAAAGACCATAATTGAGTTAAATGAGGTGACTGGACAaaggaaaattcttaggtggacacggACCTAAGAAATTggtttacacacaaccaatcacataattttaattaattaaaaaataaattaagaattttctctctccttcataatctcaaccaccccatgaatccaattaaaaacaaaattaaaataaaaataaattaaatattactctctttttattggttgtgcctaagaatatagatttatgaccgtgtccatgcaagaattgctcctGAACAAAACCTCCTTGTAACACCACACAAAACCTCCCTTTGCATATTTATGCAAAACAAAATCCAAAGAAGCCCACCCTTTATGTGTAGTGTAGCCCAACAATCTCCAGTCATTCTCCACAATGTAATAGTCCACGTGCTGAATTTGAGAAATAATGATGCGGATATTCCATGGATTCCAACATAGATAAATACTATGAATGGCAATTATCCCAAACGTACATGAATCTAGAGATTACGTATATCTATTTTATGGTATATCTACATGGATGGAATGAAAATAAATTCATTTTACCGTTACAAAAATGCCAGTTGGAAAAATAAAGATCCATGCATCTAACCACGTACGTATATCGAATGAGCAATTTTTGCATGGACACAGTCATAAATCTATattcttaggcacaaccaatacGAAGcaagtaatttttaatttatttttattttaattttgtttttaattggattcatggggtgggtgagattatgaaggagagagaaaattcttaatttattttttaattaattaaaattatgtgattggttgtgtgtaaaacaaattcttaggtctgtgtccacctaagaattttccaTATCGAATTTGGTCTCTATATATACAACACATTATTCACAAATCGGAAATCACATCCATCAACTTTTCTTGTTTTTCTCTATCAATTTTCATCTTATTCTTGTCAAAAACCATGACTAGAAAGAAGGTGAAGCTTGCTTTCATAGAGAATAATACTGCAAGGAAAACAACTTACAATAAAAGGAAGAAGGGTTTATTGAAGAAGGTCGATGAAATATCAACCCTTTGCGGTATAGATGCTTGTGCGATTATTTATGGCCCATACGATCCTCAACCTGAGATCTGGCCATCGTCGTCAGGAGTTGAAAAGGTGCTTACGAAATTCAAGGCAGCGCCTGAATTTGATCAAAGCAGAAGGATGGTGGATCAAGAGAGTTTTCTGAAACAAAGAATTGGGAAGGCTGAAAAGCACCTTAAAAGGCAATGGGCAGAAAACAAAGAGAAAGAGACAACCATGCTGATGTTTCAGTGTCTCAATGCTCGGAACGTCGTGCAGAGCGACATGTCGATGGGTGATTTGAATGATCTTTCTTGCATGATTGATCATAATTTGAGGAAGATTGGTAGAAGGATTGATTCGGGTGATAGTGAAAATGTTACTCACCAAAATCAAAGTGAAAGTCAAGTCCTGGCTGCTCAAAGCCAAGTCCAACTCCCCATGGCACCGCCACTGCCACCACCACCACCGCCACTCCCAACCGCACCTGAGAATGA
Encoded proteins:
- the LOC131656327 gene encoding agamous-like MADS-box protein AGL80, yielding MTRKKVKLAFIENNTARKTTYNKRKKGLLKKVDEISTLCGIDACAIIYGPYDPQPEIWPSSSGVEKVLTKFKAAPEFDQSRRMVDQESFLKQRIGKAEKHLKRQWAENKEKETTMLMFQCLNARNVVQSDMSMGDLNDLSCMIDHNLRKIGRRIDSGDSENVTHQNQSESQVLAAQSQVQLPMAPPLPPPPPPLPTAPENDEIEMMSRLGWL